GACGATGGTAGAGGTGTACGGAGCACTATTCTTGGAGAATTCCTGCACCCAGCCGTCATTGATTAATCCAGCCTTGCGCACTTCATCCACATCCCCTTCCAGAGCCAAAGTCACCACATCGGCTTCGTTGCCTTCAATCACCGAGCGAGCCTGTTTCCCCGATCCACCGTGGGATTGTGTAATCTCCACCTCTTGACCTTTTGTCTCTTTCCAATAATCTTGAAAAAGCTTATTGTACTGCTCGTAAAGCTCGCGGGTTGGATCATAAGATACGTTTGTGATTTCGACCTTGGCCAGTGCTTTCCCGTCGGCATTTCCGTCTTCATTTGCGCCAGGACTGCCATTTCCTACACAACCAGTGAAAACTCCTGTCATCAGCGCAAGACTCAATGTTGCAGCCAGCAGTTTTTTGGCAGACAAAGATTTGTTTTTCATAGATAATACCCTCATTTCTTTTATATTTTTTGTTTCTATATTATGAGAAAAGCCTCTGAGAGGCATTCTTCGCTCACCTACGTTCGCATTTAAGCTGTAGCTTTTCTTGATATTCTGGTCATATCACATTCCTTCATTTCATATGACCAGTTGGGCAAATTCATATTATTCCTGTATGTTTAGTATGAAATACATCATATAAAAAAATCTATTCACTTGCAACAGTAAATTTGTAAATCGTTTGCGTGCCGCTACAGAGCCTTTACTACTCGTTCGTCTTCAGTGTCATGCTTTTCTTTTAAATAAATATCTTAACTAACAACAAAAGAAGCATAGTTCAACCTATGCTTCTTTCCAACTGTAGCCAAGCTTTTTCTTGTCTACCCTTTTTTCTTTGTCTGATAATCTTTTATTCTTAAAATCTACGAGGCCTGGACTTCATGGAGGCGAGAGAATATACCGCCTCTGCCAATCAACTCATCATGTGTCCCCATCTCTGCAATACCCGTTCCCTCCAGCACAACAATCAAATCAGCATCCCGCGTCGTAGAAAGCCGATGGGCAATCACCAATGTCGTTCGCTCCTTTGAAATCTCGTCTAAAGCCGCCTGAATCTCCCTCTCTGTTTTTGTATCCAAAGCAGAAGTCGCTTCATCTAAAATTAAAATAGGAGAATCCCTTAAAATTGCACGAGCAATAGCAAGCCGCTGTTTTTGTCCGCCAGACAGTAAGATGCCGCGTTCGCCAATAATCGTATCATAGCCCCTTTCCATTTTCTCAATGAAATCATGAGCATTTGCTGCTTTTGCTGCCGCAATAACATCTTCTCTTGTAGCATCTTTCCAACCATACACAATGTTTTCATATACGGTACCATTAAAAAGAAAGGTATCTTGAAGAACCATGGAGATGTTATCCCGTAAGCTGGAGAGGGTCACTTCCCGAATATCAACTCCATCAATTAGAACCGCCCCCTCTTGAGGGTCATAAAACCGATTAATTAAGTTGGCAATGGTACTCTTACCGACACCTGTTGTCCCAACCAAAGCCACCGTTTGCCCTGCATGAATGGTAAGGTTTATATTTTCCATTACCGGAATTTCTTCCTGATAAGCAAAAGAGAGGTCTTTCAGCACGATTTCACCTTGGACTTGCTGAAATATTTTTGCATTCTTTTTTTCTTTTACTTCTGGGATTTCATCAAGAACATCAAATACCCTGCGGCATCCCGCCCCCGCTTCTCCTGCCTTTTCTACAAGACCAGAAAAACTCTTTACCGGCCCATAAAACATCGAAAGGTACATGATAAATCCAACAATATCCGCAATGCTCACCTCTTCAATTCCCACTAAATAGCCACCATAAACGACTACAATCACCGTTCCCAGCGCCGTGACAAAGGCCAGCAATGGATAGGTTGTTTCAAAAAAGAAACTTGCGCGGAGATAGGCTAAACTGTGGCGTAAAGAAAGCTCTGCCACTTTGCGTTCTTCATGGCTTTGCTGGTTAAAGATTTGAATTTCCTTGATGCCCGAAAGGTTATCCTGTACAGTCCCTGCAAGTTCTCCTCTAACCCTGGAATTTTCTTTCCAGGTTGGCGACACATGACGGCTCTGCCAAAGGGTAATCCCCAGTAGAAAAGGAATCGTAATCAAACTCATCAAGGCAAGTTTTGCGTTAATCGTAAACAGCAAAGCTCCCACGCCAATAAAGGTCAGAATATTTACCAGAAAATCTGGGATCACGTGGGCTAAAAGCACTTCTGCATCCAGGGCATCATTCACTACACGACCGGTCAAGTCCCCTGTTCTGCTTTTATGGAAATATCGCAGGCTCATATGCTGTAACTTCCCGTAGAGCCGCTTGCGCAGATCTGCCACATAATGAAGAGCCGCATAATGATTCAGATATCCTGCCGCAGAGTTGCCTGCCGCTTGAAGCGCCGTAGCACCTAGAAGAAAAAGACCGATACGCAAGGTTTGTGTTTGAAAATCGCTGCTTCCTTCCGTGGCCAGTGCCGTTAATTCTCTTAATGCCCACGGAGTATAAAATCCGGCTACCGTGGATACCACGAGGGCACAAACCGCAAGAATCAGATAAATCCAGTACGTTCTTGCCTCTCGAAATATCCTCAGTGCAGTTTTCATACAGCCATCGCCTCCTTTACAGAAAAGCTTTTTGTATGTAAGAGGTCATAGGTCAAGCATACCGGTCGTCCGGTTCTTGGATCTCTGACAATTTCAGCATCAATGGAGAAAGCCTCCTTTAATACAGGGGGGACCATTACGTCCTCCGGGCTGCCATGCTGAATCATTTTTCCGCCGCGCACGGCAATCATGTAATCAGAAAAACGGGCTGCCAAATTCAAGTCATGTAAAACCATGGCAATGGTGCATTCCTGGCTGCGGTTCAGTTCGTGAAGCAGCTCCAGCACTTCAAGCTGATGGGCTAAATCGAGATAAGTTGTGGGCTCGTC
The genomic region above belongs to Aminipila butyrica and contains:
- a CDS encoding ABC transporter ATP-binding protein, with the protein product MKTALRIFREARTYWIYLILAVCALVVSTVAGFYTPWALRELTALATEGSSDFQTQTLRIGLFLLGATALQAAGNSAAGYLNHYAALHYVADLRKRLYGKLQHMSLRYFHKSRTGDLTGRVVNDALDAEVLLAHVIPDFLVNILTFIGVGALLFTINAKLALMSLITIPFLLGITLWQSRHVSPTWKENSRVRGELAGTVQDNLSGIKEIQIFNQQSHEERKVAELSLRHSLAYLRASFFFETTYPLLAFVTALGTVIVVVYGGYLVGIEEVSIADIVGFIMYLSMFYGPVKSFSGLVEKAGEAGAGCRRVFDVLDEIPEVKEKKNAKIFQQVQGEIVLKDLSFAYQEEIPVMENINLTIHAGQTVALVGTTGVGKSTIANLINRFYDPQEGAVLIDGVDIREVTLSSLRDNISMVLQDTFLFNGTVYENIVYGWKDATREDVIAAAKAANAHDFIEKMERGYDTIIGERGILLSGGQKQRLAIARAILRDSPILILDEATSALDTKTEREIQAALDEISKERTTLVIAHRLSTTRDADLIVVLEGTGIAEMGTHDELIGRGGIFSRLHEVQAS